The Lonchura striata isolate bLonStr1 chromosome 5, bLonStr1.mat, whole genome shotgun sequence genome window below encodes:
- the LUC7L2 gene encoding putative RNA-binding protein Luc7-like 2 isoform X4, translating into MDLGECLKVHDLALRADYEIASKDQDFFFELDAMDHLQSFIADCDRRTEVAKKRLAETQEEISAEVAAKAERVHELNEEIGKLLAKVEQLGADGNVEESQKVMDEVEKARVKKREAEEVYRNSMPASSFQQQKLRVCEVCSAYLGLHDNDRRLADHFGGKLHLGFIEIREKLEELRRIVADKQEKRNQERLKRREEREREEREKLRRSRSHSKHAKRSRSRDRRRHRSRSASRERKRRTRSKSREKRHRHRSRSTSRSRSRSHHRSRHSSRERSRERSSKKRSSKERSSRDKERSRDRDRTSRDKDRSSRERSPRDFKDKKRSYESANGRSEEPRSSEEREAGEI; encoded by the exons atGGACCTTGGAGAATGCCTGAAAGTGCATGACCTGGCATTAAGGGCAGACTATGAAATAGCATCCAAAGATCAAGATTTCTTCTTTGAACTTGAT GCAATGGACCACCTGCAGTCATTTATTGCCGACTGCGACCGGCGAACAGAAGTGGCTAAGAAAAGACTAGCAGAAACCCAAGAAGAGATCAGTGCTGAAGTTGCAGCTAAA GCTGAAAGAGTTCATGAATTGAATGAAGAAATTGGGAAACTGTTGGCCAAAGTAGAGCAGCTCGGAGCTGATGGGAATGTGGAAGAATCTCAAAAAGTAATGGATGAAGTGGAGAAGGCTCGGGTGAAGAAGAGAGAAGCAGAA GAAGTATACAGGAATTCCATGCCTGCCTCAAGCTTTCAACAGCAGAAGCTACGGGTTTGTGAAGTGTGCTCAGCTTATCTTGGTCTTCATGACAATGACCGACGACTTGCTGATCACTTTGGAGGAAAACTACATTTGGGATTTATTGAAATTAGAGAGAAGCTTGAGGAACTCAGG AGGATTGTGGCTGATAAACAGGAGAAACGAAATCAGGAGCGTCTGAAACGtagagaggagagggaaagagaagaaagggagaaacTAAGGAG gTCCAGATCCCACAGCAAGCATGCCAAAAG GTCTAGGTCCCGAGACCGCCGCCGACACCGCTCTCGCTCAGCCTCACGGGAACGGAAGAGAAGGACTCGCTCCAAGTCCCGTGAGAAGCGCCACCGCCACAGGTCTCGCTCCACCAGCCGCAGCCGGAGCCGCAGCCATCATAGaagcaggcacagctccagggagaggAGCCGAGAACGCAGCTCCAAAAAGAG ATCCTCTAAAGAAAGATCTTCCAGAGACAAAGAGCGTTCAAGAGATCGCGATAGAACATCTCGTGACAAAGACAGAAGCTCGAGGGAGAGGTCACCGCGGGATTTCAAGGACAAGAAACGTTCGTACGAAAGCGCTAACGGCCGATCAGAAGAGCCAAGGAGCTCAGAGGAGCGTGAAGCAGGGGAGATATAA
- the LOC110483147 gene encoding uncharacterized protein LOC110483147, translating into MNTRKPSGSSKRKMWVVANFFAHKKPEMSDMPDTSASSKEEEWVIPNGSGSSREVWCPSNISGSRGRESWHTRDVSGNRRRKALERQCEDTDLRKTTAEGSRHTSDTSQQPPACGDQTSNMKEMLEMMKEMDNKKTKEMFEMIKEIDNKKMKQVFEMIKEMDNKKTQEMFTMVKEMDNKKTKEMFEIMKEMDSKNTKEIIEMMKNMDQKITILSNTIQYLLNLLDSYNRELPGRVIQILCKEKEENEMLKEKTKKLEERMQELLAKAMAMHQHSEDISDPSRLSAVLERYEMLRLQEWEKVRSSMPYRWTYEEGSRAIRRVFDACEKDIQKRADDILKVLDIPPSNKVMMQDILKLLRQQYHQNSMVYKKIVQEAAIHIRTENETQFLLQCCQIYCLLLLQDPPVKAEWRMNRNHLEHVDKKDEVHWKKVSLLWPIMKRGEEIIVKGVVWDQRKMT; encoded by the exons atgAATACACGGAAACCTTCTGGCtccagcaaaaggaaaatgtgggTTGTGGCCAACTTTTTTGCCcacaaaaaaccagaaatgtCGGATATGCCTGATACTTCTGCCTCCAGCAAAGAAGAAGAGTGGGTTATACCCAATGGTTCTGGCTCTAGCAGAGAAGTGTGGTGTCCATCCAACATTTCTGGCTCCAGAGGAAGAGAATCATGGCATACACGCGATGTTTCTGGCAACAGAAGAAGAAAGGCACTGGAAAGACAGTGTGAGGACACTGATCTCAGAAAGACAactgcagaaggcagcag aCATACATCTGACACCtcacagcagccaccagccTGTGGAGACCAGACTTCTAACATGAAGGAAATGTTAGAAATGATGAAAGAGATGGACAACAAAAAAACGAAGGAAATGTTTGAAATGATAAAAGAGATCGACAATAAAAAGATGAAGCAAGTGTTCGAAATGATAAAAGAGATGGACAataaaaaaacacaggaaatgTTCACAATGGTAAAAGAGATggacaacaaaaaaacaaaggaaatgttTGAAATAATGAAAGAGATGGACAGCAAGAACACAAAGGAAATAATCGAAATGATGAAGAATATGGACCAAAAAATAAC AATTTTGTCTAACACTATTCAGTATCTACTGAACCTTCTGGATAGTTACAACAG AGAACTTCCTGGAAGGGTAATCCAAATACTGTGtaaggagaaagaggaaaatgagatgctgaaagagaagacaaaaaagcTAGAGGAAAG AATGCAAGAGCTGTTGGCTAAAGCAATGGCCATGCACCAACACTCTGAGGACATCAGTGACCCTTCACGTTtgtctgcagtgctggagaGATACGAGATGCTCCGGCTACAGGAATGGGAGAAAGTCAGGAGCTCCATGCCCTACCGTTGGACGTATGAAGAAGGCAGTCGCGCCATTAGG AGGGTGTTTGATGCCTGTGAAAAAGATATACAGAAGAGAGCAGATGACATACTTAAAGTTCTTGACATTCCACCTTCAAACAAG GTGATGATGCAAGACATACTGAAGCTGCTCAGGCAACAATATCACCAAAACTCAATGGTTTACAAGAAAATTGTTCAA GAAGCTGCCATTCACATAAGAACTGAAAATGAAACACAgttcctgctgcagtgctgtcaAATTTATTGTCTACTGCTTCTTCAGGACCCACCAGTTAAAGCTGAGTGGAGGATGAACAGAAACCATTTAGAGCACGTGGACAAGAAAGATGAAGTGCACTGGAAAAAAGTATCACTTCTGTGGCCCATAATGAAACGTGGGGAAGAAATTATTGTGAAAGGTGTAGTCTGGGATCAAAGGAAAATGACTTGA
- the LOC110483146 gene encoding heat shock 70 kDa protein 12A gives MASQSVFVVAIDFGTSYSGYCFSLASGTDQIRQVYWGAEHGLKTPKMPTSILFNQKQEFKYFGYDAVMKYKSLPSSQADSWYFFQNFKMQLYNTNVTLGMKLKATNGKFLPALTVFSESLRYMKDHALNTIKEASFQTVYSEEEITWVITVPAIWNAAAKQFMRLAAKEAGIISDMLSRNLIIALEPEAASLWCKQLPHEGFMADSSDKKKFEDSPGIQYIVVDCGGGTVDITVHEIQQNHYLKELHKATGGGWGGNRVDENFINFLKEIFSDGIWDEYAKKHPTELQNMMYNFSLQKCSASREAVYIHCYYNLTRVAGSKKDISQFFENVAGTVWCDGTIMITYEKMKSFFDYSINNIICALREILCKPEMDKVQYILLVGGFASSIILRDAVRQAFSNKYHILCPMEAQAAIVKGAVLFGVNPHIITSRISCRTYGLCVCEKFDSAIHDARKRRVSKTGDFIYCTDLFEKLVEIGESVNIHEAAHYDFFPIEPDQTKVIFAFYCTTKQNAQYVDEEGMEQLGSCVVPSPDTSLGKNRRLKVEIRFGLTEFKATCTDVTSQESRTVIMDFLSYNYSSY, from the exons ATGGCCAGCCAGTCAGTCTTTGTCGTTGCTATAGATTTTGGCACATCCTACAGCGGGTactgtttttctcttgcttCAGGTACAGACCAAATCCGCCAGGTTTACTGGGGAGCAGAGCATGGGTTAAAGACCCCAAAGATGCCTACGAGCATCTTGTTCAACCAGAAGCAGGAGTTCAAATATTTTGGTTATGATGCTGTGATGAAGTACAAGAGTCTGCCCTCCAGCCAAGCTGACAGTTGGTACTTCTTCCAGAACTTCAAGATGCAGCTGTACAACACG AATGTCACACTTGGCATGAAGCTGAAAGCCACCAATGGAAAGTTCCTTCCTGCCTTGACAGTCTTTTCTGAAAGCCTGCGCTACATGAAGGATCATGCTTTGAACACCATTAAGGAGGCCTCTTTCCAAACCGTCTACAGTGAGGAGGAGATCACCTGGGTCATTACTGTCCCAGCCATATGGAACGCTGCTGCCAAGCAGTTCATGCGTCTGGCAGCAAAAGAG GCAGGAATTATCTCTGACATGCTCTCTAGGAACCTGATCATTGCCTTGGAGCCAGAAGCTGCATCATTGTGGTGCAAGCAGCTTCCACATGAAGGGTTTATGGCAGACAGCAGTGACAAGAAGAAGTTTGAAGACTCCCCTGGGATCCAGTATATTGTCGTTGACTGTGGAG GTGGCACTGTAGACATCACAGTACACGAGATCCAACAAAACCATTACCTAAAGGAGCTACATAAGGCAACTGGAGGTGGATGGGGAGGCAACAGAGTGGAtgaaaactttattaatttcctCAAGGAAATATTCAGTGATGGCATATGGGATGAATATGCAAAGAAGCACCCTACTGAATTACAAAATATGATGTACAACTTCAGCCTACAGAAATGCTCTGCTAGCAGGGAGGCAGTCTACATACATTGCTACTACAACCTGACCAGAGTGGCAGGGTCCAAGAAGGACATCTCCCAGTTCTTTGAAAACGTAGCAGGAACTGTGTGGTGTGATGGGACAATCATGATTACATATGAGAAAATGAAGAGCTTCTTTGACTACAGTATCAACAATATCATTTGTGCTTTGAGGGAAATTCTTTGCAAACCCGAGATGGACAAAGTCCAGTACATTTTACTTGTGGGAGGCTTTGCATCCAGCATCATCCTGAGAGATGCAGTCAGGCAGGCCTTTAGCAACAAGTATCATATCCTTTGTCCCATGGAGGCCCAGGCAGCCATTGTAAAAGGGGCTGTTTTATTTGGAGTTAATCCACACATCATTACCTCAAGAATCAGCTGTAGGACATACGGCTTGTGTGTATGTGAGAAATTTGATAGTGCTATCCATGATGCCCGTAAACGGAGGGTCTCAAAAACTGGTGACTTTATTTATTGCACAGATCTCTTTGAGAAACTGGTGGAAATTGGGGAGTCAGTGAACATACATGAAGCTGCCCACTATGATTTCTTTCCAATAGAACCAGATCAAACAAAGGTAATCTTTGCTTTCTATTGTACAACAAAACAGAATGCTCAGTATGTGGATGAGGAAGGGATGGAACAGCTTGGTTCCTGTGTAGTGCCGTCACCAGACACATCGCTGGGGAAAAATCGCAGGCTGAAGGTAGAGATTAGATTTGGGCTCACTGAATTTAAAGCCACGTGTACTGATGTTACTTCCCAAGAAAGTCGAACAGTTATAATGGATTTCTTATCTTATAATTACTCATCATATTGA
- the LOC110483198 gene encoding cytoglobin, giving the protein MSLSEAEVQSARGAWEKIYVDAEDNGTAVLVRMFTEHPDTKSYFAHFKGMDSAEEMKQSDQVRGHGKKVFGAINDMVQHLDNSEAFLGIVTPLGKKHATQLKIDPKNFRIICDIILQLMEEKFGGDCKASFEKVTNEICTHLNNIYKEEGW; this is encoded by the exons ATGTCACTTTCTGAAGCAGAGGTGCAAAGTGCCCGTGGTGCCTGGGAGAAGATATATGTGGATGCTGAGGACAATGGGACAGCTGTGCTGGTCAG GATGTTTACTGAGCACCCAGACACCAAGTCCTACTTCGCACATTTCAAAGGCATGGACTCTGCTGAAGAGATGAAACAGTCAGATCAAGTCAGGGGCCATGGCAAGAAGGTTTTTGGTGCCATCAATGACATGGTGCAACACCTGGACAACTCTGAGGCTTTTCTTGGGATAGTGACCCCACTTGGCAAGAAACATGCCACCCAGCTGAAGATTGACCCCAAAAACTTTAGG ATTATCTGTGACATTATCTTACAACTgatggaggagaaatttggTGGAGACTGCAAAGCTTCCTTTGAGAAGGTGACCAATGAAATCTGTACCCACCTGAACAATATCTACAAAGAGGAGGGTTGGTGA